The Desulfobacterales bacterium genome contains a region encoding:
- the mlaD gene encoding outer membrane lipid asymmetry maintenance protein MlaD: protein MKKGSVELGVGIFVLIGLICVGYLTIQLGKMKLLGDDHYFLNARFLSVTGLKAGAQVEIAGVKVGQVDSISLNPTDNTAKVRLKIQKTIVLTDDVIASVKTSGLIGDKYIKLSPGGSDEILEPEDTITETESALDIEELISKYAFGDI, encoded by the coding sequence ATGAAAAAGGGCTCTGTTGAATTAGGTGTCGGTATTTTTGTCCTCATCGGTCTGATCTGTGTTGGGTATCTGACAATTCAACTCGGGAAAATGAAACTGCTCGGCGATGACCACTACTTTTTGAACGCCCGGTTTTTATCCGTTACCGGTTTGAAAGCCGGTGCTCAGGTGGAAATTGCCGGTGTGAAGGTCGGACAGGTGGATTCCATATCGCTAAATCCCACAGATAATACCGCGAAGGTGCGCCTGAAAATTCAAAAAACTATTGTGCTGACGGATGATGTGATTGCCTCGGTTAAAACATCCGGTCTTATCGGAGATAAATATATCAAACTATCACCGGGTGGATCAGATGAAATCCTGGAACCGGAGGATACCATAACCGAGACCGAATCGGCGCTGGATATCGAGGAATTGATCAGCAAGTATGCATTTGGTGACATCTAA
- the ispE gene encoding 4-(cytidine 5'-diphospho)-2-C-methyl-D-erythritol kinase: MKILSPAKINLFLHVRGKRSDGYHELFSLMCCVTLYDEIYLQTAPSGEISIQCAHPFVPSDATNLAYRAAAVFHQNLNSAEGIDIRLVKNIPVAAGLGGGSGNAASVLLALNTIYDDPFTEQQLMEMGLTLGADVPFFIFQKPAIATGIGEKLNPFEGPLPYHVLLLYPGFKVSTTQIYQNLNLALTKDEKKPTSTHLKQSRFEPEHHLFNDLETVTAQTYPEIGVLKEKLLDCGAIGALMSGSGPTVFGLFDDTDTAKSAKQSLSCDTELKDSQLFLVDPILDSSPKLIDVE; encoded by the coding sequence ATGAAGATACTATCACCTGCCAAAATCAATCTGTTTTTGCACGTGCGCGGCAAGCGGTCCGATGGTTATCACGAATTATTTTCGTTGATGTGTTGTGTAACGCTGTATGATGAGATTTACCTTCAAACAGCCCCCAGCGGTGAAATAAGCATCCAGTGCGCTCACCCTTTCGTTCCCAGTGATGCCACCAACCTTGCCTATCGGGCAGCTGCTGTATTTCACCAGAATTTGAATTCCGCCGAAGGCATCGATATTCGTCTGGTAAAAAATATTCCGGTAGCGGCAGGTTTGGGCGGCGGCAGCGGAAATGCTGCCAGCGTTCTGCTGGCATTGAATACCATTTATGATGACCCGTTCACCGAGCAGCAGCTGATGGAAATGGGCCTGACACTGGGGGCTGATGTGCCTTTTTTTATTTTTCAAAAACCAGCGATTGCCACTGGAATTGGCGAGAAACTGAACCCTTTTGAAGGCCCGCTACCGTATCATGTTTTATTGTTATATCCGGGATTTAAGGTTTCAACGACCCAGATATATCAAAATCTTAATTTGGCATTGACAAAAGATGAAAAAAAACCTACAAGCACTCATTTAAAGCAGTCGCGATTCGAGCCTGAGCACCATTTATTCAATGATCTTGAAACGGTTACAGCTCAAACATATCCTGAAATAGGTGTGCTCAAAGAAAAATTGCTTGACTGCGGTGCAATAGGAGCGCTGATGAGCGGCAGCGGTCCGACAGTTTTCGGATTGTTCGACGATACTGATACGGCAAAATCGGCCAAACAATCATTAAGTTGTGATACGGAGCTCAAGGATTCACAGCTGTTTCTTGTGGACCCCATCCTTGATTCCAGCCCCAAACTGATCGATGTTGAATGA
- a CDS encoding DUF1844 domain-containing protein, translating to MAEEKEGKKDFVVKDRRIFADGTVDDAETEEKEAPAAEAEEAAESQETADASAEQQQEPQPQFPEINFATFVASLNASALLQLGAIEDPTTGQKNKNLPMAKQTIDILSMLQEKTAGNLSEEEENLLKNILYDLRIMYVKEKQ from the coding sequence ATGGCTGAGGAAAAAGAGGGAAAAAAAGATTTTGTCGTTAAAGATCGCCGCATTTTCGCTGATGGCACTGTTGATGATGCCGAAACCGAAGAAAAAGAAGCACCGGCAGCCGAAGCAGAGGAAGCAGCTGAATCGCAAGAAACAGCTGATGCGTCGGCCGAGCAACAACAGGAGCCGCAGCCGCAGTTTCCGGAAATCAATTTTGCAACTTTCGTGGCATCATTGAATGCATCGGCTCTGCTGCAACTGGGCGCTATTGAAGACCCCACTACCGGTCAAAAGAATAAAAATTTGCCGATGGCCAAACAAACCATTGACATACTCAGTATGCTGCAGGAAAAAACCGCCGGGAATTTGAGCGAAGAAGAAGAAAATTTGCTGAAAAATATTCTTTACGATTTGCGCATTATGTATGTTAAGGAAAAGCAGTAG
- a CDS encoding ATP-binding cassette domain-containing protein codes for MDKPLIEIKNATKRFDGVTVLAGVNLSIYRGQILSIIGQSGTGKSVLLKHIIGLLNPDSGEVLFDGKPLAAMKKAERKALKRKFSYVFQDTALFDFLTVAENVALPLIENTDHNQTKIEERVQAKLNQLDLYDIDNKYPSQLSGGMKKRVALARALVTDPEIVLFDEPTTGLDPIRKTAVHSMISDYQQRFGFTGIIVSHEIPDVFFISQRIAMLDEGQIRFQGTPEELQQTSDPVVRSFIQGLESPHDELTGVASRSQGQKRLAREMFRLQRHSRPFSIVLLSVENLEDVDRIAGHVASQTALRNFANFVKHNVYITDTCFRYDMNKIMVVLPDTDTEQAGMFCDKLSRNLETDAIFGASENSKGLCFSVAAGISQARKNSQIETMLADVEKQQNIFWECQI; via the coding sequence ATGGATAAACCGCTTATCGAAATAAAAAATGCCACAAAGCGTTTCGACGGCGTTACCGTGCTTGCTGGCGTCAACTTAAGTATTTATCGCGGGCAAATCCTGTCGATCATCGGGCAGAGTGGTACGGGCAAAAGTGTATTGCTGAAACACATCATCGGTCTGTTGAATCCGGATTCCGGTGAGGTCCTTTTTGATGGAAAACCATTGGCCGCGATGAAAAAGGCTGAGCGCAAAGCGTTGAAGCGAAAATTTAGTTATGTATTTCAGGATACCGCTCTTTTTGACTTTTTGACGGTGGCTGAAAATGTGGCATTGCCGCTTATTGAAAACACCGATCATAATCAAACCAAAATCGAGGAGCGGGTTCAGGCCAAGCTGAATCAGTTGGATTTATATGATATTGACAACAAATACCCGTCTCAACTCTCCGGTGGGATGAAAAAACGGGTTGCTCTGGCGCGGGCGCTGGTTACCGATCCTGAAATTGTATTATTTGATGAGCCCACCACCGGCCTCGATCCGATTCGAAAAACAGCGGTCCACAGCATGATCTCCGACTATCAGCAACGTTTTGGTTTTACGGGCATCATCGTCAGTCATGAAATTCCCGATGTGTTTTTTATATCCCAGCGGATTGCCATGCTTGACGAAGGTCAAATTCGGTTTCAAGGTACCCCGGAGGAGTTGCAGCAAACCTCTGATCCGGTTGTACGCAGTTTTATCCAAGGCCTGGAAAGTCCGCATGACGAATTAACCGGCGTTGCTTCGCGATCTCAGGGACAGAAGCGATTGGCTCGAGAGATGTTCCGATTGCAACGCCACTCGCGACCGTTTTCGATTGTGTTGCTATCCGTTGAAAATCTGGAAGATGTCGACCGCATTGCCGGGCATGTGGCCAGTCAAACCGCTTTAAGAAATTTCGCCAATTTTGTGAAACACAATGTTTATATCACCGACACCTGTTTCCGATATGATATGAACAAAATTATGGTGGTTTTACCCGATACCGATACGGAACAGGCGGGGATGTTTTGCGATAAACTGTCCCGCAACCTGGAAACAGATGCAATCTTCGGTGCATCAGAGAACAGCAAAGGATTGTGTTTTTCTGTGGCTGCAGGGATATCCCAGGCCCGCAAAAACAGCCAAATTGAAACCATGCTGGCGGATGTTGAAAAACAGCAGAATATATTCTGGGAGTGTCAAATATAG